A region of the Lycium barbarum isolate Lr01 chromosome 1, ASM1917538v2, whole genome shotgun sequence genome:
TACAAAGCTGAAGCTGAATGTGATTACAGAAAACAAAAACTAACAACTTTATTTTGGGAACCAAAAAATCCCATCGAAACAATGTATAATTTACAACAGAAAACATGACTAGCATGTGTGATTGAAATAAACAGTAGATTCCGGCCTCCATTCGTTCCAAATTTATCAGATGCTCCGGAAGGGGCAGCCAGGCAGATCCCTTTTTTTCATTCAGATCGCCAAAACAATGCCATATCTAAGAAGCAAAACTATATGAATTCTTATAGTTTTaacatcaaaaaaaaattataaagaaaTATCAAGAACAATTTTATGCTCTACAAAATCATCTTACTTCTGGTGGAATCTATGTAGATGCTTTATCTTGGCCATGTTTGTTCGTGACCACATTTTCTGCGCTTATTAGTTTCTCCGCCTGATGTTTCTCAAGAAAAGCTTGTTTCTGCAGGATATTCATCATCTCCTTTGTTCTATTCTCCTCCCCTTCAAGCTGCATTTTCACTATTGCTTCTGCTTCCATGTTTATTGGCTTGAAATAGTCATCAATAGCAGCCTCCTGAAAGCATTCACCCATTTTTTCAAGCAATGAGTCCAAGCCAGAAGATCAGCCAAAGCATCATATGTCATGGGCGGAGCCACCTTCGGCGAAGGGTGGTCAAGTGCACACCCTTCATCGGAAAATTACGTGGTGTACATAGGTTAAATGTTAGCTTCtatgagtatatatttaattttgcacacccttagcacaagtgagaagcaaatttgcacacccttcaccaaattcctggctccgccactatcGGGAGTggcacatcaacaacaacatcatacccagttgaatcccacaatgtggggtctgcggagggtaaagtgtacgcagaccttacccccaccttggaaggtagggaggcggTTTCCGAaaaaccctcggctcaaaagaaaataaggaaaaaaaggaaaagagtcagatacggacaagcaaatcaaaacaatggAAAATGAGAAATAGAGGGGAGTGGCACATGACATCAGTAAAGTAATAGAGGGGACAGTGAAGCCAACCGTACTATGTATTAAGTTCCTAATAACTTGATGTCACAATACAATAGATGAACGAAGCAGCAGATGATAAAATGATGTAAAGCCAGCTTATAAAAAAATATATGGACAGAAATACAGAGTAAACAAGAACTGTTGGGTACAATGGAAAATCaatatatgtaaatcatcaaATTTAAGGTCATATACCACAGAAAGTCACGGGAGTAGCAAGTTAAAGATCAGGGTGACATTGATGAAGCAGCATGTGGTAAAGCCCAAGCGCAGAGAATGCACCAGAGACAACCAAATAGTATAAGCAAGAACTCAATGAGGAAGGGCTTGAAGGTTTAGCAGTGCAATTTGAGTAAAAAGCAGCTTAAACCTATCAAGGACATCGTTTAACTTGGTTCAAGATGCTTGGCTTGAAAGGAGTGCCAAATACCAGCAATTTCTCAAATTCAATCTATTCAAAATGAACAATTCATTCAACCATGATATGCGTGCAAAGGATTCATTTTAAATCAGTAGTTTCAGTCATTagtcattacaacaacaacatatccagtaaaatcccacaatgtgggtctggggagggtaaagtgtacgcaaaccttacccctaccttggaaggtagagaggctatttccgaaagaccctcggcacAAGAGAAAGCACGGAAGAAAGGTCAAAtaaggacaagcaattcaaagcagtatgaaaatgaaaataatgaatgcAAAAAACCATGATAAAGCAGTCTGGAAAAAGGAGCactagctaccacagataaataagataatcgaagtacaagaaacataGAGTAGCAGAAATCAAAGGGCAAGAAAAGATAGAGCAAAACTGCGACTACTAGTACAAAAGGATAAGcgggactacctactagccttctaccataatatgagtcctccataacctcctatctaaggtcatgtcctcggtaagctagaACTGCGccatgtcttgtctaatcacctctccccaatacttcctaggcctacctctacctctcctgaaaccgtccatagccaacctctcacacctccgcactgggcatcagtgtctctcctcttcacatgcccaaaccatctcagcctctcttcccgcatcttatcctccaccgaggccactctcaccttgtcccggatatcttcattcttaatcctatctctcctagtgtgcccacccATCCATCGCAGCAAAATCTAAGGTTTGAAGATGCAAGATCAATATCTAGGTAATCTGCATttgtcctccttttttttttatgtgtgtgtgtttggggggggggggggggggggggggcagtgtTGTGAAAGGCGAGAGGCGTGGCGAGGCTCTACTGCCTTTTATGGCTGTGGCGAGCTCACCTTCAAAAGGCGCGCCAAAGGCGCCGAGGTGAGGTGCCaatccttttttttaaaaaaaaaaaaagcaattaaAAGAAGTGGAGGGCTTAAatgaaacttattttcaaaagaaaaacAGCAGCTAGGGTTTTTTTTGCCTcctcctctcttctccttcaagGTTTTCAGGTACGtgtctttctccttcttctttttcttcggttcttcttctttcttcctcctctattttcgacttctgcttcttcttctgttcttcttctttttttccggcGACGACTGCTCTATTTCCGGCCAcctctgcattttttttttccttcttctattctcttcttctttttctgttttttctcctctgtttttttcccctctgtttttttctccttcgttttttcctctgtttttttttttttttctcaacagCACCAGTGAGGCAGTGGCTGTTTTGCTCCTGTTTTTTCTGTTCAATAATTGTTTAACTTTTGTTATAAACTTTTGTTGACTCATTCAAGTTCTAGACTTTTAGTATCTTCTATCTacttttaatttttgaattgaaatatttgctaatatgttattgctagtgagattttgattatttacatatgcaattaaatattttaattttttggtatttattggCGCCGCGCTTCAAAAAGGCGAGCGCCTCGCCGCGCGCCTCGCCTTAAGGCGAGGCAGGCCCTTGTCGCCTTTTGTCGCCGCGCGCCGTCCAAAACACtggtggtggggtggggggaTAAGTCAGGTTATATGATGTGCAGATGAGGAATGGTTGATTCTCTCTAGACTCAAAGAGTTCTAAGCAGCTAGGTAAAAACTTTAAATGTGGCCAAAAGCCACAGGTTAGTCTCAGTTCACACCTGACGAAAGTAAGCCCAACTAAGCTTAAGCTAAGTAAAAGCTGGTTAGTTCATCAGCCAGTTGGCTTATTCAATTGCATTCCACTTTCTTCTACGCTCTCCTAGAGCTGGAAGTTTAAAGTCCAGCCTTAAATATGGAATTCTGTGGCCCCagaaaataatgttttgaaccCCGATTTGTGCTCTGAAAGTAGAACCTTTCTATTTTGTGAAATTCATTCAAGTTGACTCTGTCTGTTCCAGAAGAAAAGGGAGGCAAGGAATCTAGACTCTCTGAAAAGAATAACATCTGGAGGAGTGAAAgataagaaaaaggaaaatagtCGTGAGAAGGCTGGGTTGAAACAAGTTCTAGAGAGAGTTGGCATAGAGAAGCACTACATGAAGAAGGGTTTGGAGAGGACAGAGGAGAGAAAGAAGTGATACTTTGGGACCTGGAAACTTTGACAAAGGGATTCATTTGTTGGAAGTTGGCTAGACTGGAGACTAAAAGACGTGGAAGCAGTGTAACATAATATATTACGCAAGATTCTTTCACATTTTACTTGCCCTTTTTGTGATAATGGAGGTATCCGGGCCAGCTTGTCCCCATCTTGACTTATTTCATCAGGTACCTGCTACCTGCTACCTTCCACCAGTTCAGGTACCAAAAACTATGTCCACCAAGGCTTAGGCAGATGGAAAAATACCACCTATCCTGTTTTGTCTTTGCTGGGATTTGAACCTTGATATTCCATGGTCTTCATCCTACTTTagtgaccactaggccacacccttcaGTGCGAAGGttctttcaatttttagaatagtTTTTCCACTCAATTCTTTTTGCTCAATAAGTTTCTAATTGTTATACCAAATTCTAATTttcaaaaagtacttttttatcACCTTTCAGAGTCCTGTTTCCTGATCAAAATGTCCTTATTTTCTAAGGACCTATGACAAAAGACAGTGCCAACTCCCAAGTCTAATTATCTATTATCATGACTAATTTCAATTTGGATCACACACAGAAACAAGGTCTTAAAGCCTTTTGATGAGATATCTGAGGGTGATTTATGAATACAGAAGTAAGATATCAGCTGCGAAATGCTAAGACTTCTGCTCAAGCTAGTTTTCAAGAGATATTAAGCTTGTTTTCCTAAAACGCTCTAATAAGAAATGCATGTTAAGGTACAGTAAGCATGAATTCAAGAAATTAGGCCCAGTGCTCATTTGGAATACCCTTTTATAGTATTGTGGAATAGATCCGACATCCTCTTCAAGACTTCAAGGACCTAACACAACCTCTTTTGCAAATTATACACAACAGTGTCCAGGAGAGCAGAACATTATTAAAGAATTATAATCAGAGCTACCAAGCTAATAGTCCATCAGCATGTTTCTGAAGTAAACAGGAATATAAACACAAGTCTTCAGAACAAGCAAATAAACAACAAGGTAAAATTCAGGAAAATTGTGAACTCACAGTGTCCTCTAGCTTCTTATTCAAAGCTTGCATCTCTTCCACCATGCGCCTAACTTCTGACAAAATCATTTGTTCAGGCATCTTCCTTATGGCTACCTTCTTCTCCTCTGCCTGTTCAGACATGACACACGAAGAGAGATAAAAGAATAAGAGTGTAGAACCGAAAAAAAAAGCACTAATGAAAGATCTACTCACTAAAACTCTTAAAGTACTGTCTGTTAACTTTCTTCGTGGTCTCCCCTTACTAATTGTATACCCTAGAAATCATCTAAGTTGCAAGCCACAGGCACAAGCACAGTTCTTTTATACTAATAGGGAGAAGGAGAGCGTGTTGGCACTTGGCGAAGAGAACCCAAACCCAACGTATCATTCAAGGGGCAAACCAGTTTATAGCCACAGGCATCTACAGCACTCTTAAATTTTGTTCTTTGTGTTTGCATGTGTTTGCTGGGGAGGCAGATTATATTTTACTTAAGTTGCCATCAAATCCTGAATTTAATTTTTTAcatgttttttgtttttgataaTGTAGATCTTGGGCTCGAGTTTCTATCAAACGGATAATTCAATATTTTTACATATCAAATCTAAACACGACGCAGAAATGAATCAAAAAGGGTACCATGGCACCACCATTGGCAATTTGAGCTGGATGTATCACATCAATCAGAGCTAGTCTGCGTTGACACCTTATTACTACAGACAAGATCACATCCTTATTTTGGCATCACGAAATAAACAAAAACCATTCAACACGATCATATGCCAGAACAATAAGCAGTCAGCCAACAAaaagatactccctccgtcccaatttatgtgacactttgactttctatatttagtaacaaatTAACTTTAAACGTcccattttactcttaatgagatgtataccacaagtttcaaaagttcaGAAGTCTCCGTTTTATTCTTAAACTCCGTACACAGCTAAATGCCTTCATAtaacttttattttcttttttttccaaTTAAAGAGTTGTCTTTTATTTAGGTTTTGTTATGAATAGAGATGTTATATAAGATCTAGTGATCTGACTATAAGGATAACTATAGAATCAGATTTAGCAGATTGAAATTGATAAAAATGACCTGTTGGAGACGTTGTTGCATTTGTAAACGATAAGATCGGATTCTACGCTCTTCGTAACCAGAAAGAACCCTAATATAGAACATTGCTTTCCTCCCAAATTCTACAAGTTTCTTCATCTTAGTTGGGTGATCAACTTTCACTCTTAAATATCTCTGCAAATGTGAAATTATTAGCTGATTTCTTTTTTTCACCTTTCAAGAATAGGATTCATCGTCGCTAGTGCTGAACAAGTTGCTCCGCTGTAGTAACTTATTGTTGTACTAAAGTAGTACTCGCTCGGTTTCAATTTATCTGACTTATTAGTTTGTGTTAaaagaatgatttttttttatatttagaaataatataTCTTTATAaatcacacaaaatatatgtaacTCGTTTAATATCATAAGTTTAAAagctttctctttttttttcttaaatttcgtgtccagttaaatgggttcacataaattaaaacggagggagtagttctCACTTCGGATAAAAAGAGTATCCATAGCTTTATTTGCACcctcttaaaaaaatattaactccCAGATAAAAagaggtaatttgactaaaataCTTCTAATACAATAGGTATTGCAGTATTggatttgatcacatagcacttaataaggataaatctggaaaaataaggttaattatttcttgatttgataattGATTTGTTTATGACTCTAGGAAAAAAAAGCTaggtggacactcttttttatccgggGAGTACTAAGTAATTCTCATGTAttatattgtactgtattaataaatataatatttggaTGGACTGTAGCGTTTTTTGTGACTGAGTAATATTTTTATTGTTTGGTCTGATTGtatagtactccctccggttcaaaaggagcctttatttttttgttaaaaaagaaTGTTCACTTactaaatcaagaaagaattaaccttattttttcatatttgccctcATTAAGTACTAAGTGaccaaatctcaatacctattagTCATTCTAgttaaattacctatttttgcctAGAAGTTAATATTCTTTTAAGGGGTGTGCTAATGGCTAAGTAGACATCTTTTTAACAGGAGCgagtactgtataataacttgtaagtttattAAGATATATTTGATCATTAATTACAaactagtttatatatattaataaaactaaggtaaaggataaaatagaaactttaaaaaataagtaggtggtGTGTGGTGATTGGGTGGGGGTGAGGGTTTAATGGGAAGAAGAAATATGTAACCACTCAAAAATTATCAAATCCGTGATGATAAGAATTAGACTTTTTTATGATTATATAACCACGGAATTACAGCGTGTTTACAAaactactgttgacacccaattttgtccctcttttatttaatttactcgggtttctaaattttctgacgagctaaatactttatttttcacaatattttattgccactactattaatatcgctacttttattttcaacagtatgagcattactttattaCAGATTTTAaacagttagtcatcgtttcattttttgggtttgaaactcgttaaattaattacaagacaacactttgttaaatccttattttctacatattaattattaattgtcttcacatagtatgtattgtactagttactaaattagaaacccaagaataattaaatagaggaggaagaatTAACAATTTTGATCTCATAAGcaattgctcggaagtatatcaatgttggactcattttgaagctcgtattttaaaacaacgtattataatttttatttcatcaaaatattattttacaaggggTAAATTCTTGATAATAGCTATCTacccccaaaagaaaaaaaaaagaaaaaaaaaaaaaaaaaaaactttgcacTCCTCTTTCATCATCGTGAGCCGCACTCTCTCTTCCTCTTTTTtctacatttttattttattttgcaccCTTTCCTATctttttcacctttttttttcaCATGCTCCACACATCTTCccacatttgattttttttttttctctttaatgAGTTCCACATGTTTGCTCTCTTTTTGACTACATCTCTTTctcttcatcatcatctctcACGCTCCATTCTACTCCTCCCTTCCCCCCGCTCCTTCCTCCCtttctcatacgctcctctctctcatatTTTTCTATAAGAGGTGGATTTTGACTCAAATAAGGGGGACTTTTCAGGTTTTTTTTTAGAGGGATTTTCAGTGaacagaataaaaaaaaaatcgatttctcctttccggtgaactttagc
Encoded here:
- the LOC132640857 gene encoding uncharacterized protein LOC132640857 is translated as MKKLVEFGRKAMFYIRVLSGYEERRIRSYRLQMQQRLQQAEEKKVAIRKMPEQMILSEVRRMVEEMQALNKKLEDTEAAIDDYFKPINMEAEAIVKMQLEGEENRTKEMMNILQKQAFLEKHQAEKLISAENVVTNKHGQDKAST